One region of Hydrogenobaculum sp. Y04AAS1 genomic DNA includes:
- a CDS encoding FAD-linked oxidase C-terminal domain-containing protein — protein sequence MEKKLKKLKDALGDKINDSIVERKLYSYDATAIPIEHTTPIAVAFPTSSEDIEMIVKICYEEDIPMVPRGAGSGLTGGATPVVDGSLVISLEKMNKFHVDVGNTTAYVEPGVITSELQDYVESLGLFYPPDPSSFKYSTIGGNIAENAGGPRCLKYGVTREYVLGLEMYIKEGKLLKTGNPIIKDVAGYDLTRLVVGSEGTLGIVSKAILKLIPKPPYKSTIMGIFNNIENIGKSVTKILTSGILPCALEFMDKNSIQAVQKFYPAGIPEDAEGVLLIELDGQKESVEKEKMEVSNILKSLGAGVIPAQNPQHEQKLWSARKNIGPALANIKSGKINEDIVFPRIYLSEALQKINKIAKKYNLTIVNFGHIGDGNLHVNILYDKLNKDELERAEKAVDEVFELALNYQGSITGEHGVGLTKKKFLEWQLKDVGIELLKAIKQSFDPKNLFNPGKVI from the coding sequence ATGGAAAAAAAATTAAAAAAACTTAAAGATGCTTTGGGCGATAAAATTAACGATTCTATAGTAGAAAGAAAACTCTACTCTTACGATGCTACTGCCATTCCAATAGAACATACTACGCCTATAGCTGTTGCTTTTCCTACATCTTCAGAAGATATAGAAATGATAGTAAAAATTTGCTATGAAGAAGATATACCCATGGTACCAAGAGGGGCAGGATCAGGTTTGACAGGCGGTGCTACACCGGTAGTAGACGGTTCTTTGGTTATATCCCTTGAAAAAATGAATAAATTTCATGTAGACGTAGGCAATACCACAGCTTACGTGGAGCCAGGGGTTATTACATCGGAATTACAAGACTACGTGGAATCTCTAGGATTATTTTATCCACCAGATCCTTCTAGCTTTAAATATTCTACCATAGGTGGCAACATAGCAGAAAATGCCGGTGGTCCAAGGTGTTTGAAGTATGGGGTCACAAGGGAATATGTGCTAGGGCTAGAAATGTATATAAAAGAAGGAAAGCTGTTAAAAACTGGAAACCCCATTATAAAAGATGTAGCAGGATATGATCTAACGAGGCTTGTAGTTGGTTCGGAAGGAACACTTGGTATAGTATCAAAAGCTATATTAAAATTGATACCAAAACCACCTTACAAATCAACCATAATGGGGATATTCAACAACATAGAAAATATAGGTAAATCTGTAACCAAAATATTAACGTCTGGTATATTACCTTGCGCATTGGAATTTATGGATAAAAATTCTATACAAGCTGTACAAAAATTCTATCCAGCCGGTATTCCAGAAGATGCCGAAGGAGTCTTATTAATAGAGCTTGACGGACAAAAAGAAAGTGTAGAAAAAGAAAAAATGGAGGTATCCAACATACTAAAGTCTTTAGGAGCAGGTGTTATACCAGCCCAAAACCCTCAACACGAACAAAAACTTTGGAGTGCAAGAAAAAATATAGGTCCAGCCCTTGCTAACATCAAATCTGGTAAGATAAACGAGGATATAGTTTTCCCACGGATATATCTATCTGAAGCTCTGCAAAAAATAAACAAAATAGCAAAAAAATATAACCTTACTATAGTAAATTTTGGACATATAGGAGACGGTAATCTCCATGTAAACATACTTTACGATAAATTAAATAAAGATGAATTAGAAAGAGCAGAAAAGGCAGTAGATGAAGTGTTTGAGTTAGCTCTTAATTATCAGGGTTCTATCACTGGCGAACACGGTGTTGGTCTTACTAAAAAGAAATTTTTAGAATGGCAGTTAAAAGACGTAGGTATTGAGCTTTTAAAAGCTATAAAACAAAGTTTTGATCCAAAAAATTTATTTAACCCAGGTAAAGTTATTTAG
- a CDS encoding cytochrome b/b6 domain-containing protein encodes MHRDWSNTYKFLHWTFAPLIALQLLLSLFMSSKKPGLPYLLYNIHVTIGPILAGVIIVLWIYILTNASIKSHFFPYNRWDEVGNDFKNLIKFKLAETGPRPGLPGFVHGLGLIDVSIVLVVGVIMHFLFPFSLKDPSLKPIVHFFMEIHDFFGNSMWVYMVGHTFMALLHRLVSK; translated from the coding sequence ATGCATAGGGATTGGTCAAATACTTATAAATTTTTACATTGGACTTTCGCCCCTTTAATAGCATTGCAGTTGTTGCTATCGCTTTTCATGAGCTCTAAGAAACCAGGGCTTCCATATTTGCTATATAACATTCATGTAACGATAGGTCCTATTCTAGCTGGTGTTATAATAGTTCTATGGATATATATATTAACGAATGCTTCTATAAAATCTCACTTTTTCCCGTATAATAGATGGGATGAAGTGGGTAATGATTTTAAAAACCTTATAAAGTTTAAACTAGCAGAAACTGGACCAAGACCTGGGCTCCCCGGTTTTGTTCATGGGCTTGGTTTAATAGACGTTAGCATAGTGCTTGTAGTGGGTGTTATAATGCACTTTCTTTTTCCATTTTCTTTAAAGGATCCATCTTTAAAACCAATCGTTCATTTTTTTATGGAAATTCATGATTTTTTTGGAAATTCAATGTGGGTTTATATGGTAGGTCATACGTTTATGGCGCTATTACATAGATTAGTTTCTAAATAA
- a CDS encoding type II secretion system F family protein, translating into MPKFQYVAYTKDGKVEKGVIEAQNQDVIAQILSSKELIPVSIELAKERTPSFSFGKKVKEKELSLVLRQVGFLIQVGISVPQALEMAAKQIDNKYFQETLLEVAKDVSEGVTVGQAMQKKKNVFPPLLISLVMTGEETGQLDRSLILASEYYEKLAKIKGKIKSASFYPSFVLIIATIITTGIIYFLVPIFASIYKGFGASLPLPTLMLLKASNFLHENILKFIIILIILGFVFKRLYQNNMEFKKRIEKTLLKLPVLGNVFHKIMMNSFATSLSSLFSSGVSLDRSMELISQTSTMQIVKEGVEKASKSVKEGKPLWLSLKETGLFDDLFISMVKIGEDTGRLDDLLQSIVRFYEDEVDKAIDAMISLIEPTMIVIIGGIIGVILIALYMPIFKIGSLIKS; encoded by the coding sequence ATGCCTAAATTTCAATATGTAGCTTATACAAAAGATGGCAAAGTAGAAAAAGGCGTTATAGAAGCTCAAAATCAAGATGTGATAGCTCAAATATTGTCTTCCAAAGAACTTATTCCTGTATCTATAGAACTTGCCAAAGAGAGAACTCCTTCTTTTTCCTTTGGTAAGAAAGTAAAAGAAAAAGAATTATCTTTAGTGTTGCGACAGGTTGGGTTTTTAATTCAAGTAGGTATAAGTGTGCCGCAAGCTTTGGAAATGGCAGCAAAACAAATAGATAACAAATATTTTCAAGAAACACTTTTAGAAGTTGCTAAAGATGTTAGTGAAGGGGTTACTGTAGGCCAAGCGATGCAAAAGAAGAAAAACGTTTTTCCGCCACTTCTTATAAGTTTAGTAATGACAGGGGAAGAAACAGGACAACTTGACAGATCACTAATCTTAGCTTCAGAATATTATGAAAAATTAGCTAAGATAAAAGGTAAAATAAAAAGTGCTTCTTTTTATCCCTCTTTTGTCCTTATAATAGCCACCATTATAACAACGGGTATTATTTACTTTTTAGTACCAATATTTGCTAGTATATACAAAGGTTTTGGCGCATCGCTACCGCTTCCTACGTTAATGCTTTTAAAAGCTTCAAATTTTTTACATGAAAATATATTAAAGTTTATAATTATTTTAATTATTTTAGGTTTTGTTTTTAAACGCCTTTATCAAAATAATATGGAGTTTAAAAAACGAATAGAAAAAACGCTGTTAAAACTACCTGTTTTAGGCAATGTTTTCCATAAAATAATGATGAACTCCTTTGCTACATCGTTATCGTCTTTGTTTTCTAGTGGTGTATCTTTAGATAGATCTATGGAATTAATATCTCAGACTAGCACAATGCAAATAGTAAAAGAGGGGGTAGAAAAGGCTTCTAAATCTGTAAAAGAAGGAAAACCGCTATGGCTATCTTTAAAAGAGACAGGGCTATTTGATGATCTCTTTATATCTATGGTTAAAATAGGCGAAGACACTGGACGCCTTGATGATTTGTTACAAAGTATCGTAAGGTTTTACGAAGATGAAGTAGATAAAGCAATAGATGCCATGATATCTTTGATAGAGCCTACTATGATTGTAATAATAGGAGGCATAATAGGTGTTATATTAATAGCTCTATATATGCCAATATTTAAAATTGGTTCGTTGATAAAATCTTAA